A genome region from Cucurbita pepo subsp. pepo cultivar mu-cu-16 chromosome LG02, ASM280686v2, whole genome shotgun sequence includes the following:
- the LOC111787542 gene encoding formamidopyrimidine-DNA glycosylase isoform X1: MPELPEVEAARRAIEEHCVGKVIKKALIADDSKVIDGISPSDFEASLLGKTILSAHRKGKHMWLRLDSPPFPTFHFGMAGAIYIKGVAVTNYKRSVVNEDDEWPSKYSKFFVELDDGVDLSFTDKRRFAKVCLLKDPASVPPISKLGPDALLEPMALDDFIESLGKKKLAIKTLLLDQSYISGIGNWIADEVLYQARIHPNQSAATLSKESCAALHKSIQEVIEKALEVGADSSRFPNNWIFHSREKKPGKAFVDGKEIHFITTGGRTSAFVPELQKLTGAEPKNQNSKRKINEGKKMNDEGVGELVSKTKKTADTTDTKTKSKPKGPSKKPSTKRKSKINEDDGSDEEAENDDASDDEDNIHDIGKMKAGKRTNVGRMHDASESEKPSKQTVPSSRSGKQRKKAK; encoded by the exons ATGCCGGAGTTACCTGAGGTGGAGGCGGCGAGGAGGGCTATTGAAGAGCATTGTGTCGGGAAAGTCATCAAGAAGGCCTTGATAGCTGACGATTCGAAGGTCATCGACGGCATATCGCCCTCTGACTTCGAGGCTTCGCTCTTAGGCAAAACCATCCTCTCCGCCCATCGCAAGGGCAAACACATGTGGCTCCGCCTCGATTCTCCCCCTTTCCCTACATTTCACTTCG GGATGGCGGGTGCCATATACATCAAGGGCGTAGCTGTCACGAACTATAAAAG GTCTGTGGTTAATGAAGATGATGAGTGGCCTTCCAAGTACTCAAAGTTCTTTGTTGAG CTTGACGATGGTGTAGACCTATCCTTCACAGACAAAAGGCGGTTTGCAAAAGTCTGCCTGCTGAAAGAT CCAGCTTCAGTGCCCCCAATATCTAAGCTTGGCCCAGATGCTCTTTTAGAGCCTATGGCACTGGATGACTTTATTGAATCCTTGGGCAAGAAGAAACTGGCTATTAAGACTCTATTGCTTGATCAG AGCTATATTTCGGGTATTGGCAATTGGATTGCAGATGAAGTGCTATATCAA GCGAGAATTCATCCAAATCAAAGTGCTGCTACCCTATCCAAAGAAAGTTGTGCAGCTTTGCACAAGAGCATACAAGAG GTAATTGAAAAAGCGCTTGAAGTTGGAGCAGATAGTAGTCGGTTTCCTAATAATTGGATTTTCCATTCACGCGAAAAGAAGCCTGGCAAGGCTTTTGTTGATG GTAAGGAAATCCATTTCATCACTACAGGCGGCAGG ACATCGGCCTTCGTACCTGAGTTGCAAAAGCTTACTGGAGCTGAAccgaaaaatcaaaattcaaagagaaaaatcaacgaaggcaaaaaaatgaatgatgagGGTGTTGGTGAACTAGTGAGCAAGACAAAGAAAACTGCAGATACAACAGATACAAAGACAAAGTCAAAGCCTAAGGGTCCCTCTAAGAAGCCttcaaccaaaagaaaatccaaaatcaATGAGGACGATGGCTCTGATGAAGAAGCTGAAAACGATGATGCCAGTGATGATGAAGACAACATTCATGACATTGGAAAGATGAAAGCGGGAAAGAGGACGAACGTTGGGCGAATGCACGATGCTTCTGAATCGGAGAAGCCTTCGAAGCAAACAGTTCCTAGCAGTCGAAGTGGTAAGCAGAGGAAGAAAGCAAAGTAA
- the LOC111787542 gene encoding formamidopyrimidine-DNA glycosylase isoform X4 produces the protein MPELPEVEAARRAIEEHCVGKVIKKALIADDSKVIDGISPSDFEASLLGKTILSAHRKGKHMWLRLDSPPFPTFHFGMAGAIYIKGVAVTNYKRSVVNEDDEWPSKYSKFFVELDDGVDLSFTDKRRFAKVCLLKDPASVPPISKLGPDALLEPMALDDFIESLGKKKLAIKTLLLDQSYISGIGNWIADEVLYQARIHPNQSAATLSKESCAALHKSIQESSWKVWRNHL, from the exons ATGCCGGAGTTACCTGAGGTGGAGGCGGCGAGGAGGGCTATTGAAGAGCATTGTGTCGGGAAAGTCATCAAGAAGGCCTTGATAGCTGACGATTCGAAGGTCATCGACGGCATATCGCCCTCTGACTTCGAGGCTTCGCTCTTAGGCAAAACCATCCTCTCCGCCCATCGCAAGGGCAAACACATGTGGCTCCGCCTCGATTCTCCCCCTTTCCCTACATTTCACTTCG GGATGGCGGGTGCCATATACATCAAGGGCGTAGCTGTCACGAACTATAAAAG GTCTGTGGTTAATGAAGATGATGAGTGGCCTTCCAAGTACTCAAAGTTCTTTGTTGAG CTTGACGATGGTGTAGACCTATCCTTCACAGACAAAAGGCGGTTTGCAAAAGTCTGCCTGCTGAAAGAT CCAGCTTCAGTGCCCCCAATATCTAAGCTTGGCCCAGATGCTCTTTTAGAGCCTATGGCACTGGATGACTTTATTGAATCCTTGGGCAAGAAGAAACTGGCTATTAAGACTCTATTGCTTGATCAG AGCTATATTTCGGGTATTGGCAATTGGATTGCAGATGAAGTGCTATATCAA GCGAGAATTCATCCAAATCAAAGTGCTGCTACCCTATCCAAAGAAAGTTGTGCAGCTTTGCACAAGAGCATACAAGAG TCTTCATGGAAAGTATGGAGGAACCACCTGTAG
- the LOC111787542 gene encoding formamidopyrimidine-DNA glycosylase isoform X2: MPELPEVEAARRAIEEHCVGKVIKKALIADDSKVIDGISPSDFEASLLGKTILSAHRKGKHMWLRLDSPPFPTFHFGMAGAIYIKGVAVTNYKRSVVNEDDEWPSKYSKFFVELDDGVDLSFTDKRRFAKVCLLKDPASVPPISKLGPDALLEPMALDDFIESLGKKKLAIKTLLLDQSYISGIGNWIADEVLYQARIHPNQSAATLSKESCAALHKSIQEVLKRAVDVDAESNNFPEEWLFHFRWGKKPGKVNGKEIHFITTGGRTSAFVPELQKLTGAEPKNQNSKRKINEGKKMNDEGVGELVSKTKKTADTTDTKTKSKPKGPSKKPSTKRKSKINEDDGSDEEAENDDASDDEDNIHDIGKMKAGKRTNVGRMHDASESEKPSKQTVPSSRSGKQRKKAK; the protein is encoded by the exons ATGCCGGAGTTACCTGAGGTGGAGGCGGCGAGGAGGGCTATTGAAGAGCATTGTGTCGGGAAAGTCATCAAGAAGGCCTTGATAGCTGACGATTCGAAGGTCATCGACGGCATATCGCCCTCTGACTTCGAGGCTTCGCTCTTAGGCAAAACCATCCTCTCCGCCCATCGCAAGGGCAAACACATGTGGCTCCGCCTCGATTCTCCCCCTTTCCCTACATTTCACTTCG GGATGGCGGGTGCCATATACATCAAGGGCGTAGCTGTCACGAACTATAAAAG GTCTGTGGTTAATGAAGATGATGAGTGGCCTTCCAAGTACTCAAAGTTCTTTGTTGAG CTTGACGATGGTGTAGACCTATCCTTCACAGACAAAAGGCGGTTTGCAAAAGTCTGCCTGCTGAAAGAT CCAGCTTCAGTGCCCCCAATATCTAAGCTTGGCCCAGATGCTCTTTTAGAGCCTATGGCACTGGATGACTTTATTGAATCCTTGGGCAAGAAGAAACTGGCTATTAAGACTCTATTGCTTGATCAG AGCTATATTTCGGGTATTGGCAATTGGATTGCAGATGAAGTGCTATATCAA GCGAGAATTCATCCAAATCAAAGTGCTGCTACCCTATCCAAAGAAAGTTGTGCAGCTTTGCACAAGAGCATACAAGAG GTCCTTAAACGAGCAGTTGATGTTGATGCTGAGTCCAACAACTTTCCTGAAGAATGGTTGTTTCATTTTCGGTGGGGGAAAAAGCCTGGGAAGGTCAATG GTAAGGAAATCCATTTCATCACTACAGGCGGCAGG ACATCGGCCTTCGTACCTGAGTTGCAAAAGCTTACTGGAGCTGAAccgaaaaatcaaaattcaaagagaaaaatcaacgaaggcaaaaaaatgaatgatgagGGTGTTGGTGAACTAGTGAGCAAGACAAAGAAAACTGCAGATACAACAGATACAAAGACAAAGTCAAAGCCTAAGGGTCCCTCTAAGAAGCCttcaaccaaaagaaaatccaaaatcaATGAGGACGATGGCTCTGATGAAGAAGCTGAAAACGATGATGCCAGTGATGATGAAGACAACATTCATGACATTGGAAAGATGAAAGCGGGAAAGAGGACGAACGTTGGGCGAATGCACGATGCTTCTGAATCGGAGAAGCCTTCGAAGCAAACAGTTCCTAGCAGTCGAAGTGGTAAGCAGAGGAAGAAAGCAAAGTAA
- the LOC111787542 gene encoding formamidopyrimidine-DNA glycosylase isoform X3, whose translation MPELPEVEAARRAIEEHCVGKVIKKALIADDSKVIDGISPSDFEASLLGKTILSAHRKGKHMWLRLDSPPFPTFHFGMAGAIYIKGVAVTNYKRSVVNEDDEWPSKYSKFFVELDDGVDLSFTDKRRFAKVCLLKDPASVPPISKLGPDALLEPMALDDFIESLGKKKLAIKTLLLDQSYISGIGNWIADEVLYQARIHPNQSAATLSKESCAALHKSIQEVLKRAVDVDAESNNFPEEWLFHFRWGKKPGKVNGKPS comes from the exons ATGCCGGAGTTACCTGAGGTGGAGGCGGCGAGGAGGGCTATTGAAGAGCATTGTGTCGGGAAAGTCATCAAGAAGGCCTTGATAGCTGACGATTCGAAGGTCATCGACGGCATATCGCCCTCTGACTTCGAGGCTTCGCTCTTAGGCAAAACCATCCTCTCCGCCCATCGCAAGGGCAAACACATGTGGCTCCGCCTCGATTCTCCCCCTTTCCCTACATTTCACTTCG GGATGGCGGGTGCCATATACATCAAGGGCGTAGCTGTCACGAACTATAAAAG GTCTGTGGTTAATGAAGATGATGAGTGGCCTTCCAAGTACTCAAAGTTCTTTGTTGAG CTTGACGATGGTGTAGACCTATCCTTCACAGACAAAAGGCGGTTTGCAAAAGTCTGCCTGCTGAAAGAT CCAGCTTCAGTGCCCCCAATATCTAAGCTTGGCCCAGATGCTCTTTTAGAGCCTATGGCACTGGATGACTTTATTGAATCCTTGGGCAAGAAGAAACTGGCTATTAAGACTCTATTGCTTGATCAG AGCTATATTTCGGGTATTGGCAATTGGATTGCAGATGAAGTGCTATATCAA GCGAGAATTCATCCAAATCAAAGTGCTGCTACCCTATCCAAAGAAAGTTGTGCAGCTTTGCACAAGAGCATACAAGAG GTCCTTAAACGAGCAGTTGATGTTGATGCTGAGTCCAACAACTTTCCTGAAGAATGGTTGTTTCATTTTCGGTGGGGGAAAAAGCCTGGGAAGGTCAATGGTAAGCCTAGTTAG